In Streptomyces sp. SLBN-118, the following are encoded in one genomic region:
- a CDS encoding trypsin-like serine protease: protein MKSHLNYLRTATAIGAVALAAFSLQPGAANAASAPTPRGDVGTKVVGGTKAEQGEFPFMVRLSMGCGGALYAKDIVLTAAHCVEGSGPNTGITATAGVVDLQDSTAISVKSTEVLQAPGYNGKGKDWALIKLEKPIDLPTLAIAGDDKLNNGDFDIAGWGADKEGGDQQRYLLKAKVPSIDDATCQKAYGDQLTPGDELCAGKLDTGGVDTCQGDSGGPMFRKDEAGAWIQVGIVSWGEGCARPGKPGVYTEVSTFAADIKKAADGLGG, encoded by the coding sequence TTGAAGAGCCACCTGAATTACCTGAGGACGGCCACCGCGATCGGTGCCGTCGCCCTCGCCGCCTTCAGCCTCCAGCCCGGCGCGGCCAACGCCGCCTCCGCACCGACCCCACGCGGTGACGTAGGCACGAAGGTCGTCGGCGGGACCAAGGCCGAGCAGGGTGAATTCCCGTTCATGGTCCGCCTGTCCATGGGCTGTGGCGGCGCGCTGTACGCCAAGGACATCGTGCTCACCGCCGCCCACTGCGTCGAAGGCAGCGGCCCGAACACCGGCATCACCGCGACGGCGGGCGTCGTCGACCTGCAGGACTCCACTGCGATCAGCGTCAAGTCCACCGAGGTCCTCCAGGCGCCCGGCTACAACGGCAAGGGCAAGGACTGGGCCCTGATCAAGCTCGAGAAGCCGATCGACCTGCCGACCCTGGCGATCGCCGGCGACGACAAGCTCAACAACGGCGACTTCGACATCGCCGGCTGGGGCGCCGACAAGGAAGGCGGCGACCAGCAGCGCTACCTGCTCAAGGCCAAGGTTCCGTCCATCGACGACGCCACCTGCCAGAAGGCGTACGGCGACCAGTTGACCCCCGGCGATGAGCTCTGCGCCGGGAAGCTGGACACCGGCGGCGTCGACACCTGCCAGGGTGACTCCGGTGGTCCGATGTTCCGCAAGGACGAAGCGGGCGCCTGGATCCAGGTCGGCATCGTCAGCTGGGGCGAGGGCTGCGCGCGCCCGGGCAAGCCCGGTGTCTACACCGAGGTGAGCACCTTCGCGGCGGACATCAAGAAGGCCGCCGACGGGCTGGGCGGCTGA
- a CDS encoding aminotransferase class V-fold PLP-dependent enzyme, translated as MMRIDVEQVRQDTAGCARVTHLNNAGAALQPRPVVDAVVEHLRLEEEIGGYEAAAARADRIEHTYDALARLVGAAREDIAVVENATRAWDMAFYSLPWARGDRILTARAEYASNAIAFLQTARRHGVQVDVVPDDDSGQLDVGALRGMIDERVKLIAVTHVPTQGGLVNPAAEIGRAAREAGVTYLLDACQSVGQMPLDVNEIGCDLLTATGRKFLRGPRGTGFLYCSPRVRARLEPPFLDLHAATWTSPDTYRVRDDARRFENWETYYAGKIGLGVAVDYALDLGLDAIEDRVTLLAENLRRGLRSLPGVAVHDRGSRQCGIVTFTVDGHDSDHIARELLAKRINVSVSVADYARWDLEPRGLTSVVRASVHYYNTDDEIDRLCAALPRATASPGSGTGATG; from the coding sequence ATGATGCGGATCGATGTCGAGCAGGTACGTCAGGACACAGCAGGCTGTGCGCGTGTCACCCACCTCAACAACGCCGGGGCCGCGCTGCAGCCGCGGCCCGTGGTCGACGCGGTGGTGGAACACCTGCGGCTGGAGGAAGAGATCGGGGGCTACGAGGCCGCGGCCGCCCGGGCCGACCGCATCGAGCACACCTATGACGCGCTGGCCCGCCTGGTGGGTGCCGCCCGCGAGGACATCGCGGTGGTGGAGAACGCCACCCGCGCGTGGGACATGGCCTTCTACTCGCTTCCCTGGGCCCGGGGCGACCGGATCCTGACGGCCCGCGCCGAGTACGCCAGTAACGCCATCGCCTTCCTGCAGACCGCCCGTCGCCATGGTGTCCAGGTCGATGTCGTGCCCGACGACGACAGCGGACAGCTCGATGTCGGCGCCTTGCGGGGGATGATCGACGAGCGGGTCAAGCTGATTGCCGTCACCCATGTCCCCACCCAGGGCGGCCTGGTGAACCCGGCGGCCGAGATCGGCAGGGCAGCCCGGGAAGCCGGGGTGACGTACCTGCTGGACGCCTGCCAGTCCGTGGGGCAGATGCCCCTGGACGTGAACGAGATCGGCTGCGACCTTCTCACCGCGACCGGCCGCAAATTCCTGCGCGGCCCACGCGGCACCGGCTTCCTCTACTGCTCGCCACGTGTCCGGGCGCGCCTGGAGCCGCCTTTCCTGGACCTGCACGCCGCAACCTGGACCTCGCCGGACACCTACCGCGTCCGGGACGACGCCCGCCGGTTCGAGAACTGGGAAACGTACTACGCCGGCAAGATCGGCCTCGGCGTCGCCGTCGACTACGCACTCGACCTGGGCCTGGACGCCATCGAGGACCGAGTCACCCTCCTCGCCGAGAATCTGCGCCGAGGTCTCCGCTCCCTTCCGGGGGTGGCTGTCCACGACCGGGGATCACGCCAGTGCGGCATCGTGACCTTCACTGTCGACGGTCACGACAGCGATCACATCGCCCGCGAGCTCCTGGCGAAACGGATCAACGTCTCGGTCTCGGTGGCGGACTACGCACGCTGGGACCTCGAACCACGGGGCCTGACCTCCGTGGTCCGGGCCTCGGTGCACTACTACAACACGGACGACGAAATCGACCGCCTCTGCGCCGCGCTCCCCCGCGCCACGGCCTCTCCGGGCAGCGGCACGGGCGCCACTGGCTGA
- a CDS encoding LysR substrate-binding domain-containing protein, translating into MTGSEVSPSFRLAYVPGVTPTKWVRIWNERLPDIPLTLVAVSAAEAFDVLRGGGADAGFVRLPVDRTDLSAIPLYTETTVVVVPKDHVVAAVDAVSAEDLADDIVLHPLDDTLAWERLPGRPANERPATTADAVEVVAAGVGVLVVPQSLARLHHRKDLTYRPVTDAPESRVALSWPEDATTDLVEDFIGIVRGRTVNSSRGRTPTPAQPKRKRPDTGGGPRQKSAAGKTAGKSPRSGSGGSKGGKRGKPRRRS; encoded by the coding sequence GTGACAGGCTCGGAAGTATCCCCTTCGTTCCGGCTCGCGTATGTCCCGGGAGTGACGCCCACCAAGTGGGTGCGGATCTGGAACGAGCGGCTGCCCGACATCCCCCTGACCCTCGTCGCGGTGTCCGCCGCCGAAGCATTCGACGTACTGCGGGGCGGAGGCGCCGACGCGGGGTTCGTACGGTTGCCGGTCGACCGTACGGACCTCAGCGCGATCCCGCTCTACACCGAGACGACGGTGGTCGTGGTCCCGAAGGACCACGTCGTCGCGGCGGTCGACGCGGTGTCCGCCGAGGATCTGGCCGACGACATCGTGCTGCATCCCCTCGACGACACCCTCGCCTGGGAGCGCCTGCCGGGGCGGCCCGCGAACGAGCGCCCCGCCACCACCGCTGACGCCGTCGAAGTGGTGGCGGCCGGAGTGGGCGTGCTTGTCGTGCCCCAGTCGCTCGCCCGCCTGCACCACCGCAAGGACCTCACGTACCGGCCGGTCACGGACGCCCCCGAGTCGCGTGTCGCGCTGTCCTGGCCCGAGGACGCAACCACCGACCTGGTGGAGGACTTCATCGGGATCGTCCGCGGGCGGACCGTCAACAGCTCACGGGGCCGCACTCCGACCCCGGCACAGCCGAAGCGCAAGCGCCCCGACACGGGCGGCGGCCCACGGCAGAAGTCCGCAGCCGGCAAGACGGCCGGCAAGAGCCCTCGGAGCGGTTCCGGCGGCTCCAAAGGCGGCAAGCGCGGCAAGCCCCGCCGTCGCTCGTAA
- a CDS encoding DUF5997 family protein, which yields MTSHQTTQTMKPATAAKKLGVYLEATPAEFQEGVVSRAELSALQADPPTWLQELRRNGPHPRPVVAAKLGISISGLARGGITEALTTEQIDALKAESPEWLHKERATQAEVRKEALRVKEKNAERGDQSRRPQS from the coding sequence ATGACGTCGCACCAGACCACCCAGACGATGAAGCCCGCCACTGCGGCAAAGAAGCTGGGTGTGTACCTCGAGGCCACCCCCGCCGAGTTCCAGGAGGGCGTCGTCTCGCGCGCCGAGCTGAGTGCGCTGCAGGCCGATCCGCCCACGTGGCTGCAGGAGCTGCGACGCAACGGCCCGCACCCCCGGCCCGTGGTCGCGGCGAAGCTGGGCATCTCCATCTCGGGTCTCGCACGGGGCGGAATCACCGAAGCTCTGACCACCGAACAGATCGACGCGCTGAAGGCGGAAAGTCCCGAGTGGCTGCACAAGGAGCGCGCCACCCAGGCCGAGGTCCGCAAGGAAGCCCTGCGCGTCAAGGAGAAGAACGCGGAGCGAGGCGACCAGTCCCGCCGGCCGCAGTCCTGA
- a CDS encoding APC family permease, which yields MTDTLSQPLTADPAPAGAGSSGQDGPRTLKRSIGVVGGTLLTLSCVTPASTLFVVVPDLFGSLGTATALTIAIGSLLCIAVAFCYSELGTLIPSAGGEYAIVTTLTGRLAGWLVFVLSLLVVMIVPPVIAMGTADYLAPLVHVPAEAAGAGVMLLATLAGLLDLRANAWITGVFLVLEVIAAAVVAVLGFAHSERGAGSLVHGVVADEGGSPGPVNAMLIVSGLAIALFVTQGFSTAVYLSEEMENPRRNVARTVLATLAISTAVILVPVVAITMGAPDLAALTSGDISTMVTAWSNSAVGTFVSLCVALAIINAGIVMVIQNSRVLFASARDKAWPEPVNTALSRLGRFGSPWVATLLVGIPGAALCFVNLDTLYGVTGVSVTGMYLLVAVAALAARRASHKKLPAWRMPLWPAMPLVLIAVLVYILSQQETQYLTWTGGIMATATVYWALYLRPRQDTRWLVTLPKDMRP from the coding sequence ATGACCGACACGCTCAGCCAGCCGCTCACAGCCGACCCAGCACCTGCGGGGGCAGGCTCCAGCGGCCAGGACGGGCCGCGCACCCTCAAGCGTTCCATCGGCGTCGTCGGCGGGACACTGCTGACCCTCTCGTGCGTCACACCCGCCTCCACCCTGTTCGTCGTCGTGCCCGACCTGTTCGGGAGCCTCGGCACGGCCACCGCTCTCACCATCGCGATCGGCTCGCTCCTCTGTATCGCTGTCGCGTTCTGTTACTCGGAGCTGGGCACCCTGATTCCCAGCGCGGGCGGCGAGTACGCCATCGTCACCACCCTGACCGGCCGCCTGGCCGGGTGGCTGGTCTTCGTCCTGTCGCTGCTGGTCGTGATGATCGTGCCGCCCGTGATCGCCATGGGCACAGCGGACTACCTCGCACCGCTGGTCCACGTACCGGCCGAGGCCGCCGGGGCCGGAGTCATGCTGCTGGCCACCCTCGCCGGTCTCCTCGACCTGCGCGCCAACGCCTGGATCACCGGAGTCTTCCTGGTCCTCGAAGTCATTGCCGCCGCCGTCGTGGCCGTCCTGGGCTTCGCTCACAGCGAGCGCGGCGCCGGCAGCCTCGTCCACGGCGTGGTCGCGGACGAGGGCGGCTCACCGGGCCCGGTCAACGCCATGCTGATCGTCTCGGGCCTGGCCATCGCCCTCTTCGTCACCCAGGGCTTCTCCACCGCCGTCTATCTCTCCGAGGAGATGGAGAATCCACGGCGCAATGTGGCGCGTACTGTCCTCGCCACCCTGGCCATCTCGACGGCCGTCATCCTCGTCCCGGTGGTCGCGATCACCATGGGCGCCCCCGACCTCGCGGCCCTCACCTCCGGCGACATCAGCACCATGGTCACCGCCTGGAGCAACTCGGCGGTCGGCACCTTCGTGAGCCTCTGCGTCGCGCTGGCGATCATCAACGCGGGCATCGTCATGGTCATTCAGAACTCCCGCGTGCTGTTCGCTTCCGCCCGCGACAAGGCCTGGCCCGAGCCGGTCAACACCGCCCTCTCGCGCCTGGGCCGGTTCGGCTCCCCGTGGGTCGCCACGCTCCTGGTCGGAATCCCCGGCGCGGCCCTGTGCTTCGTGAACCTCGACACTCTCTACGGCGTGACCGGCGTCTCCGTGACAGGCATGTACCTCCTCGTCGCCGTCGCCGCGCTCGCTGCCCGGCGCGCCTCGCACAAGAAGCTGCCCGCGTGGCGGATGCCGCTCTGGCCCGCCATGCCCCTCGTGCTGATCGCCGTACTCGTCTACATCCTGAGCCAGCAGGAAACGCAGTACCTGACGTGGACCGGCGGCATCATGGCGACGGCAACGGTGTACTGGGCGCTCTACCTCCGTCCGCGGCAGGACACCCGCTGGCTGGTCACACTGCCCAAGGACATGCGCCCCTGA